One window of the Diachasmimorpha longicaudata isolate KC_UGA_2023 chromosome 9, iyDiaLong2, whole genome shotgun sequence genome contains the following:
- the LOC135165750 gene encoding ras-related protein Rab-14, protein MSAGPYNYSYIFKYIIIGDMGVGKSCLLHQFTEKKFMADCPHTIGVEFGTRIIEVNGQKIKLQIWDTAGQERFRAVTRSYYRGAAGALMVYDITRRSTYNHLSSWLTDTRNLTNPSTVIFLIGNKSDLEGQRDVTYEEAKQFADENGLMFVEASAKTGHNVEEAFLDTAKKIFQSIRDGRLDLNAAESGVQHNPSQPGRTNLQGVTSEQQGGKDSCSC, encoded by the exons ATGTCGGCAGGACCTTACAATTACTCCTACATATTTAAATACATCATCATCGGTGACATGGGTGTTGGTAAATCCTGTCTGTTGCATCAATTCACCGAGAAGAAAT TTATGGCAGACTGTCCTCACACGATTGGAGTGGAGTTTGGCACGAGAATAATCGAAGTCAATggtcagaaaataaaattacaaatatgGGACACAGCTGGACAGGAGAGATTCCGAGCAGTCACGAG GTCTTACTATCGTGGGGCAGCAGGGGCATTAATGGTGTATGATATCACTCGGCGCTCCACTTACAATCACCTGAGTAGCTGGTTAACAGACACGAGGAATCTCACTAATCCCAGCACT GTGATATTCTTGATTGGGAATAAGAGCGACCTGGAGGGTCAACGAGACGTCACCTACGAGGAAGCAAAACAATTTGCTGACGAGAATGGTTTAATGTTTGTCGAAGCCAGTGCAAAAAC AGGTCACAACGTGGAGGAAGCCTTTTTAGACACGGCCAAGAAAATATTCCAGAGTATAAGAGATGGACG TTTGGATCTAAATGCTGCTGAGTCTGGGGTTCAGCACAATCCTAGCCAGCCAGGTCGTACCAACCTACAAGGCGTCACCAGTGAGCAACAGGGAGGCAAGGACTCCTGCTCCTGTTAG
- the Rpp30 gene encoding ribonuclease P protein subunit p30 — protein MSYHGFYDLCINFDGQNKENLRRLLSRLYEMGYRTVAINQPLDESALEVEKKKKKKGEKAENTDPLATVVNPFDVEDVKKEFKGKLSILSRLTFTFSDTAKTYTLGQSNGLKKFDLYGVMPKNQAALQFACSQLNVDIVTINSTSGSFKFTRKLYLQAVERGVHFEVRYADAIERSTRKTAIHYAHLFYVYGKSRNVIVSSGTGDYSRIRNPYDIINLCALFGLSEVKAKAAVLGQCHHLILKAEGRHFGKAVFAIKITDESPASDGDSEDEDESEDDISSSKKKMKL, from the exons ATGTCGTATCATGGTTTTTACGATTTGTGTATCAATTTCGATGGACAAAACAAAGAGAATTTAAGGCGACTTTTATCTAGACTCTATGAAA TGGGATATCGAACAGTCGCAATAAACCAGCCCCTAGACGAGAGTGCCCTCGAGGttgagaagaaaaagaagaagaaaggggagAAGGCTGAGAACACTGATCCCCTCGCAACTGTAGTAAACCCCTTCGACGTGGAAGACGTCAAAAAGGAGTTTAAAGGAAAACTCAGCATCCTCAGCAGGCTCACCTTCACCTTCTCAGACACTGCGAAGACCTACACTCTGGGCCAGTCTAACGGCCTCAAGAAGTTCGATCTCTATGGTGTGATGCCGAAGAATCAAGCTGCTTTGCAATTCGCATGCTCCCAGCTGAACGTCGACATCGTGACTATCAATTCCACGAGTGGAAGTTTCAAGTTCACGAGGAAGTTGTACCTCCAGGCTGTTGAGAGAGGAGTTCATTTCGAAGTTCGATATGCTGATGCTATTGAAAGAAGCACCAGAAAAACCGCCATTCATTACGCACATTTGTTTTACGTTTATGGAAAGAGTAGA AATGTTATAGTCTCCAGTGGCACTGGTGACTACTCGAGAATTAGGAATCCCTATGATATAATCAACCT TTGTGCTCTCTTTGGTCTCAGTGAGGTCAAAGCAAAGGCTGCAGTGCTAGGACAGTGTCATCATCTGATTCTCAAGGCTG AAGGGAGACATTTCGGAAAAGCTGTATTTGCTATTAAAATTACTGACGAATCCCCTGCAAGTGATGGAGACAGTGAAGACGAGGACGAATCTGAAGACGATATTTcttcaagtaaaaaaaaaatgaaactgtGA
- the LOC135165747 gene encoding aldo-keto reductase family 1 member B1-like gives MSAATVPKVKFSNGRSMPRLGLGTYESLAGNVERAVKYAIDNGYRHIDTAFFYQNEKEIGNAISEKIKNGTVTREDLFITTKIWNNSHAQDKVVPMCRKSLANLGLDYVDLYLIHWPFGFQEGDELMPKDSNGKLLFSDIDFLDTWKGMEECVRLGLARSIGISNFNSAQITRLMAAATIKPVNNQVEVNVNFTQRPLIEFCKQQNITVTAYSPLGRPGNPNRVNTLDDPRIQTIARKYNKTSAQISLRYLYQLGVTPIPKSVTESRLKENIDIFNFELTPEEVTTIDAVGDQKRIVRFEEAKEHKYYPFSTTF, from the exons ATGTCTGCAGCAACGGTTCCAAAAGTGAAGTTCTCGAATGGTCGATCCATGCCCAGATTGGGCCTTGGCACCTACGAG TCACTCGCTGGAAATGTGGAACGGGCTGTAAAATACGCAATTGACAACGGATATCGTCACATCGATACTGCGTTTTTctatcaaaatgaaaaagagaTAGGGAATGCAATCAGCGAAAAAATTAAGAATGGCACTGTGACGAGAGAGGATTTGTTCATAACTACTAAAATTTGGAATAATTCTCACGCTCAAGATAAAGTCGTGCCGATGTGCAGGAAGTCACTGGCTAATTTGGGACTCGATTACGTCGATTTGTATCTCATTCACTGGCCATTCGGCTTCCAG GAAGGCGATGAATTGATGCCCAAAGATTCGAACGGCAAATTGTTATTCTCAGACATTGATTTCTTGGACACGTGGAAAGGAATGGAAGAATGCGTGCGTTTGGGCCTGGCACGCAGTATTGGAATcagtaattttaattctgcgcAAATTACGAGACTAATGGCAGCAGCCACAATAAAGCCAGTCAATAATCAG GTTGAAGTGAACGTTAATTTCACTCAACGTCCCTTGATCGAGTTCTGCAAACAACAAAACATCACGGTAACTGCCTATTCGCCTCTGGGAAGACCAGGGAATCCTAACAGGGTTAATACCTTGGACGATCCTAGAATACAGACAATCGCTAGGAAGTACAACAAAACATCAGCACAAATCAGCCTGAGATATCTT tATCAACTGGGCGTGACCCCCATCCCCAAGTCTGTGACAGAGTCACGACTCAAAGAGAACAttgacattttcaattttgaattgacCCCCGAGGAAGTAACTACTATTGACGCCGTTGGAGACCAGAAACGAATTGTTCGTTTTGAGGA GGCCAAGGAACATAAATATTATCCCTTTTCCACCACCTTCTAA
- the LOC135165746 gene encoding 1,5-anhydro-D-fructose reductase-like, with product MFAPVVPRVEFSNGYSMPMFGLGTYLSVSGEVEKAVKYAIDIGYRHIDTAFYYKNEKEVGDAIREKIKDNTVKREDIFVTTKLWNTAHAEDKVVSACRKSLENLGLEYMDLYLIHWPIAFQDNEDLMPVDSTGLLMFSDTDYLETWKGMEECVRQGLTRSIGVSNFNSHQITRIMEMATIKPVNNQVEVTVNLNQVPLIEFCKKYGITVTGYSPLGRPGNRRGVANSLDSSEILAISEKYKKTPAQIACRYVYQQGAAPIPKSVTPSRIKENIDIFDFELTSEEMKTIEMAGSGVRMGSFPDAKDHRYYPFAIPF from the exons ATGTTTGCACCTGTTGTTCCTAGAGTCGAGTTCTCAAATGGGTACTCTATGCCCATGTTTGGACTCGGTACTTATTTG TCAGTCTCTGGTGAAGTTGAAAAGGCTGTGAAGTACGCAATCGATATTGGATATCGCCACATCGACACGGCATTTTACTACAAAAATGAGAAAGAAGTTGGTGATGCCATCAGAGAGAAGATCAAGGACAATACTGTCAAAAGGGAGGATATATTTGTGACAACTAAATTATGGAATACAGCCCATGCTGAGGATAAAGTTGTGTCAGCGTGCAGGAAGTCGTTGGAGAATTTGGGACTTGAGTACATGGATTTGTACCTGATTCACTGGCCCATTGCATTTCAA GATAATGAAGACCTGATGCCCGTGGATTCGACGGGTCTCCTAATGTTCTCAGACACTGATTACCTGGAGACATGGAAGGGCATGGAGGAATGTGTTCGACAAGGTCTGACCCGCAGTATTGGCGTCAGCAATTTCAATTCTCACCAAATCACGCGAATTATGGAAATGGCGACAATTAAACCAGTGAATAACCAG GTCGAAGTGACTGTTAATCTTAATCAAGTCCCGTTGATTgagttttgtaaaaaatacggAATCACAGTCACTGGCTACTCACCCCTGGGAAGACCTGGGAATCGTCGAGGTGTTGCTAATTCCCTGGACAGCTCCGAAATATTGGCCATTTCTGAGAAGTACAAGAAGACGCCGGCTCAAATCGCCTGCAGATATGTC TATCAACAAGGTGCAGCACCGATTCCCAAATCTGTGACACCATCGCGTATCAaagaaaatatcgatattttcgattttgaaCTGACATCAGAGGAGATGAAGACCATTGAGATGGCAGGTTCTGGTGTCCGCATGGGATCTTTTCCCGA CGCTAAAGATCATCGATATTACCCCTTTGCGATAccgttttaa